A region from the Waddliaceae bacterium genome encodes:
- the pgeF gene encoding peptidoglycan editing factor PgeF, producing the protein MIRKKYNDVEWLEFELFQQFPNIVHGVFTRRGGTSSGAYESLNIGYDLGDDNNNVDANIALVKEALSVPAFVYAEQVHGIDIAVVEDAKNIPVADAIMTKTHGLALMIKHADCQAALFYDPINNAIAAVHSGWKGSVQNIYKSVITSMKKCYGSNPADIFVGISPSLGPNNAEFDNYKEELPEKFWEYSSGKNLFDFWEISKQQLLDEGVLADHIEIAKICTYDGIEDFFSFRRDNITGRNGTVMAIN; encoded by the coding sequence ATGATACGAAAGAAATATAATGACGTCGAATGGCTAGAATTTGAGCTTTTTCAGCAGTTTCCAAACATCGTCCATGGCGTCTTCACCCGCCGAGGCGGTACAAGCTCCGGCGCCTATGAAAGCCTCAATATCGGCTATGACCTCGGTGACGACAACAATAATGTCGATGCGAACATCGCTCTTGTCAAAGAGGCCCTCAGCGTTCCAGCTTTCGTCTATGCGGAACAAGTCCATGGCATCGACATTGCTGTCGTCGAAGACGCAAAGAATATTCCTGTAGCCGATGCTATTATGACGAAAACCCACGGCCTTGCCCTTATGATAAAACACGCCGACTGTCAAGCCGCGCTTTTTTATGACCCTATAAACAATGCTATCGCCGCGGTACACTCAGGATGGAAAGGCAGCGTGCAGAACATCTACAAAAGCGTCATCACCAGCATGAAAAAATGCTATGGCAGCAATCCTGCCGATATCTTCGTAGGCATATCTCCTAGTTTAGGACCAAATAATGCAGAGTTCGACAACTATAAAGAAGAGCTTCCAGAAAAATTCTGGGAGTATTCTTCTGGCAAGAACCTTTTCGACTTCTGGGAGATCTCAAAACAACAGCTTCTTGACGAAGGCGTCCTCGCCGACCATATCGAAATAGCAAAGATATGTACATATGATGGCATCGAAGACTTTTTCTCCTTCCGTCGCGACAACATAACAGGAAGAAATGGCACCGTTATGGCAATCAACTAA
- a CDS encoding FtsW/RodA/SpoVE family cell cycle protein: MWSYRYLGRIDFRILPIIAMFIMISLAVMSSMDAHMSVEHDGFFSPLVKSQLRGFGVGILGFIFFAGFDYNKLREWTWILYFIMIIVLIGVFFTGSIQSVHRWYRIPIINVAFQPSEYSKLSVVIALSWFLERRSSRAREWNTALLAGVIVGIPFLLILKQPDLGTALVLLPIVLVMFYFGDIHPFVTRCMAAVMITGVAIVSMFFLEIISHEEFRPYATKVIKEYQYERLNPETHHQWASVTAIAVGGMTGEGWKKSEFTGGGWLPAAHTDSVFSAFGEEFGFLGLLLLLVLFYSLIYFSFRVSAVAKDPFGRLLAVGVSVYLAIHIIINIGMMTGFLPITGVPLLLVTYGGSSILSTMIALGILQSIYSRRFMF; the protein is encoded by the coding sequence ATCTGGAGCTATCGTTATCTTGGGCGTATCGACTTCCGTATACTTCCTATAATAGCGATGTTTATCATGATAAGCCTCGCGGTGATGTCTTCGATGGATGCGCATATGTCTGTGGAACACGACGGTTTTTTCTCTCCTCTTGTTAAGAGTCAGCTTCGTGGCTTCGGTGTAGGGATTTTAGGGTTTATCTTTTTCGCAGGATTCGACTATAACAAGCTGCGCGAGTGGACATGGATTCTTTATTTTATCATGATAATCGTCCTCATAGGAGTTTTCTTTACGGGCTCGATACAGAGCGTACATCGATGGTATCGTATCCCTATTATAAACGTAGCTTTTCAGCCTTCGGAGTACAGCAAACTTTCAGTTGTTATAGCCCTTAGCTGGTTTCTTGAAAGAAGAAGCTCACGAGCTCGAGAGTGGAACACCGCCTTGTTGGCAGGAGTTATCGTGGGGATACCTTTTCTTCTTATCCTCAAACAGCCAGACCTTGGCACTGCGCTGGTTTTGTTGCCGATAGTCCTTGTTATGTTTTATTTCGGAGACATACACCCTTTTGTTACGAGATGTATGGCGGCGGTGATGATAACAGGGGTGGCGATAGTATCGATGTTTTTCCTGGAGATAATATCCCACGAAGAGTTCAGGCCGTATGCTACTAAGGTTATAAAAGAATACCAATATGAGAGGCTCAACCCCGAGACCCACCACCAGTGGGCTTCCGTAACGGCTATAGCAGTAGGGGGAATGACAGGAGAGGGATGGAAAAAAAGCGAGTTCACCGGAGGGGGATGGCTGCCAGCAGCACATACCGATTCTGTGTTCTCGGCCTTCGGAGAAGAGTTTGGGTTCTTAGGGCTACTCTTATTGTTGGTATTGTTCTATTCTCTGATATATTTTAGCTTCAGAGTCTCGGCAGTGGCGAAAGATCCTTTCGGAAGACTCCTCGCCGTAGGTGTTTCGGTATATCTCGCGATACATATAATAATAAACATCGGTATGATGACGGGCTTCCTTCCGATAACGGGGGTGCCATTGCTTCTTGTAACATATGGTGGTTCTTCGATATTATCGACGATGATAGCATTGGGAATATTACAAAGTATATATAGCAGAAGGTTTATGTTTTGA
- a CDS encoding UvrD-helicase domain-containing protein produces the protein MIELNDVQKQAVEHTDGPALVIAGAGSGKTRVVTQRIVRLIEKGVDASNILGVTFTNKAAGEMRERVATATARYVPISTFHSLGVKILREAIGHLGYKEDFTIYDEEDARKVIKESLYGLAVRESYAKPKVFKGLISQAKNALIAPEDIDTTDLSTPCERLFPAVYESYQKKLKEYNALDFDDLLYLVVRLFREHPEALEDFQRRWQYFLVDEYQDTNVAQYHMIKMLVSKTNNLFVVGDPDQSIYSWRGATIDNIMNFEKDYPGAAIISLEQNYRSTNTILEAANALIKNNDTRREKKLWSGLGDGEKIRFYNAYNDREEVKFVVKHALQHRSEGVSFKDMTIFYRTNFQSRIFEDALLREKIPYVIVGGISFYQRREIKDILAFLRIVYSSADFVSLARTINLPKRGFGDVTIAKIHLAADEAKKPVYEYCKAVVSGDASVPKTRITAKQKTGLADYIAIIEGLRKIKNTQPLSDLVAAAIKNTGYISVIKADRETFDDRKQNLEELITKAQEWEEYSEDGTLGLFLEELSLKASIDETNADTDRLNLMTIHNGKGLEFPVVFVVGLEEGLFPHANALGDISAVEEERRLCYVGITRARRFLYLTAAQNRNLWGSFRNMRQSRFLQELPPTTLVNAATMNKKSFDDATYEEDDDYREHERVSKSFSIGDAVEHKTFGSGIITASYYCSIGRMYEVFFDEEKRTRKIAAKYGKLARI, from the coding sequence GTGATAGAGCTTAATGACGTACAGAAACAAGCAGTAGAACATACAGATGGGCCGGCGCTAGTAATCGCAGGTGCGGGATCGGGGAAGACGCGTGTTGTAACACAGCGCATAGTCAGACTTATAGAAAAAGGCGTCGACGCATCGAATATCCTCGGCGTTACCTTCACAAACAAAGCAGCAGGGGAGATGCGCGAACGTGTCGCTACAGCAACGGCACGGTATGTTCCTATCAGCACCTTTCACAGCCTCGGAGTGAAAATCTTGCGCGAGGCGATAGGACACCTAGGCTATAAAGAAGACTTCACAATATACGACGAAGAAGATGCACGAAAAGTTATAAAAGAGAGCCTCTATGGCCTTGCCGTCAGGGAAAGCTATGCCAAGCCAAAAGTCTTTAAAGGCCTTATCTCACAGGCAAAAAACGCCCTTATTGCCCCCGAAGATATCGATACAACAGACCTTTCGACGCCTTGTGAGCGTCTTTTTCCCGCAGTATATGAGTCGTATCAGAAAAAGCTTAAAGAATACAATGCCCTTGATTTCGATGACCTTCTATACCTCGTTGTAAGGCTTTTTAGGGAGCATCCAGAAGCGCTAGAAGATTTTCAGCGAAGGTGGCAGTATTTTCTCGTTGATGAATACCAAGATACTAACGTCGCACAATACCACATGATAAAAATGTTGGTATCGAAGACTAATAACCTCTTCGTTGTAGGTGACCCCGATCAGTCGATATATTCGTGGCGCGGAGCTACCATCGACAATATAATGAATTTCGAAAAAGACTACCCAGGAGCGGCAATTATAAGCCTCGAACAGAACTACCGTAGCACAAATACTATCCTCGAAGCTGCAAATGCTCTCATAAAAAACAACGACACTAGACGTGAAAAAAAACTGTGGAGCGGACTCGGTGATGGCGAAAAAATACGCTTTTACAATGCTTATAACGACCGCGAAGAGGTGAAGTTCGTTGTAAAGCACGCTTTACAGCACCGAAGTGAGGGTGTTTCTTTTAAAGATATGACGATCTTCTACAGAACGAACTTCCAGTCGCGGATTTTTGAAGACGCACTTCTAAGAGAAAAGATACCATATGTTATAGTTGGTGGAATTTCGTTCTATCAGCGTCGCGAGATAAAAGACATCCTGGCATTTCTGCGCATCGTATATTCTAGTGCCGATTTCGTCTCGTTGGCGCGCACAATAAACCTTCCAAAGAGGGGATTCGGCGATGTCACCATTGCAAAAATACACCTCGCTGCCGACGAGGCAAAGAAGCCTGTCTACGAATATTGTAAAGCCGTTGTTAGTGGCGATGCTTCCGTACCAAAGACAAGGATCACCGCTAAGCAGAAGACTGGCCTTGCCGATTATATCGCTATAATCGAAGGCCTTAGAAAAATAAAAAATACACAGCCGCTATCGGACCTCGTCGCTGCGGCGATAAAAAATACAGGATATATCTCTGTAATAAAAGCAGACAGAGAGACTTTCGACGACAGAAAGCAGAACCTCGAAGAGCTTATCACCAAAGCTCAAGAGTGGGAAGAGTATTCTGAAGATGGAACACTAGGATTGTTCCTCGAGGAACTATCTCTTAAGGCAAGTATCGACGAAACCAATGCCGACACTGACAGACTAAATCTTATGACGATACATAATGGCAAAGGTCTAGAGTTTCCTGTTGTTTTTGTTGTAGGCCTTGAAGAGGGGCTTTTTCCTCATGCCAATGCATTGGGTGATATTTCTGCCGTCGAAGAAGAAAGGCGCCTTTGTTATGTAGGAATAACGCGTGCTCGCAGATTTCTGTACCTTACGGCGGCGCAGAACCGCAACCTTTGGGGCTCTTTTAGAAATATGAGGCAGAGCCGCTTCCTTCAAGAGCTTCCTCCAACGACCTTAGTAAATGCGGCAACGATGAATAAAAAAAGTTTTGACGATGCTACATACGAAGAAGATGATGATTATCGTGAACACGAACGCGTCAGCAAATCTTTCTCTATAGGCGATGCCGTAGAGCATAAAACTTTTGGAAGTGGAATCATTACCGCCTCGTATTATTGTTCGATAGGGCGTATGTATGAAGTATTTTTCGACGAAGAAAAGCGCACCAGAAAGATCGCAGCGAAATATGGGAAGCTAGCTAGAATTTAG